One genomic segment of Fervidobacterium pennivorans includes these proteins:
- a CDS encoding sensor histidine kinase, with protein sequence MVIATIVSIILAVTFAILYSLARRNERTYAKYLDKIALSIGEEAGTPPLYVYERLRKKLEELEKRITETERERRNIFTILNNITDPIIIVRGDGVVTFANIAARDITRPGIEGRRVYDIIENYHLLELFERALETGEIQSADVSLVVDAEPRYYDAKVVPIKFDEESERYIIVLHDTTKEKQLDKLRREFISNVSHELRTPLTSIHGYAEALLEDDLSNKELVRKFLNVIESESARMTRLINDLLDLEKLESGDTKFNFAPVEMCQVMDRVYSIVEPLAHDYGVELDMECDEPKVVWGDFDRLVQMVLNLVDNAVKYTSTKESGEKRVIARCYEKEGKIVFEVKDTGPGIPEDAQKRLFERFYRVDKARSRKVGGTGLGLSIVKTIAERHNATITFESKVGEGTTFKVFFDKYKEEEKPSETTDKQKVGN encoded by the coding sequence ATGGTAATTGCCACGATTGTTAGTATCATCCTTGCCGTTACTTTTGCAATTCTTTACAGCTTAGCAAGAAGGAACGAAAGAACATACGCGAAATACTTGGATAAAATAGCTTTAAGTATAGGAGAGGAGGCGGGTACTCCTCCCCTATACGTTTATGAGCGCTTGAGGAAAAAATTAGAAGAATTGGAAAAGAGAATTACCGAGACTGAGCGTGAAAGACGCAATATATTTACAATCCTAAATAACATCACTGACCCAATAATAATAGTGCGAGGCGATGGTGTTGTAACATTCGCCAACATTGCCGCACGAGATATCACACGCCCCGGTATCGAGGGTAGAAGGGTCTATGATATCATCGAGAACTACCATCTACTTGAATTATTCGAGAGGGCACTTGAGACAGGAGAAATACAGAGTGCGGATGTGTCTTTAGTTGTAGATGCCGAACCCCGTTATTACGATGCAAAGGTTGTGCCGATAAAATTCGACGAAGAAAGCGAACGTTACATTATAGTCTTGCACGACACAACGAAAGAGAAACAACTTGATAAATTAAGGAGAGAATTCATCTCAAATGTTTCCCACGAGCTCAGAACACCACTAACTTCTATCCACGGGTATGCCGAAGCGCTCCTTGAAGACGACCTTTCGAACAAAGAACTCGTCAGGAAGTTCCTTAATGTAATAGAGAGCGAATCTGCCCGAATGACAAGATTAATCAACGACTTACTTGATTTAGAAAAGCTCGAATCTGGCGATACTAAATTCAACTTTGCGCCTGTTGAAATGTGTCAGGTAATGGATAGGGTTTACAGCATCGTTGAGCCACTCGCTCATGATTATGGAGTGGAGCTTGACATGGAGTGCGATGAGCCAAAAGTCGTCTGGGGAGATTTTGACAGACTTGTCCAAATGGTTCTAAACCTTGTCGATAACGCTGTGAAATATACATCTACCAAAGAGTCTGGTGAAAAGAGAGTTATCGCAAGGTGTTATGAAAAAGAAGGAAAAATCGTCTTTGAGGTAAAAGATACAGGTCCTGGTATCCCAGAAGATGCACAAAAGAGATTGTTTGAAAGGTTCTACCGTGTCGACAAGGCAAGAAGCAGAAAAGTTGGAGGAACAGGGCTTGGACTTTCAATTGTAAAAACGATTGCTGAACGCCACAATGCAACCATTACGTTTGAAAGTAAAGTTGGTGAGGGCACCACTTTCAAGGTGTTTTTCGATAAATACAAAGAAGAAGAGAAACCGTCTGAAACAACGGATAAACAAAAAGTAGGTAACTGA
- a CDS encoding response regulator transcription factor, translating into MAKKTIMVIDDQPEILELVSFTLQKEGYEVIPVEDAEKALQELKDKDVDMFIVDIMLPNMDGFEFVRHIRATEKHKLTPVIFLSAKGEEFDKVLGLELGADDYIVKPFSIRELLARIRAVFRRTQLGNVVKEEKPKKIVAKDLEIDIDKYEVRVKGKKVSLTPLEFDLLRFLAENEGKVFSRDVLLDKLWGYDYFGDTRTVDVHIRRLRTKIEEDPSNPRYVVTVRGKGYKFRDPGKEEQ; encoded by the coding sequence ATGGCAAAAAAGACGATTATGGTTATCGACGACCAGCCAGAGATTCTCGAATTGGTTAGCTTCACTTTACAAAAAGAGGGATACGAAGTCATTCCAGTGGAAGATGCCGAAAAAGCGTTACAAGAGCTCAAAGACAAAGACGTGGACATGTTTATCGTTGACATCATGCTTCCAAACATGGATGGTTTTGAATTCGTAAGACACATTCGTGCAACGGAAAAACACAAACTAACCCCTGTAATATTCCTTAGTGCAAAGGGAGAAGAATTCGACAAAGTGCTCGGGTTGGAACTTGGCGCGGACGACTACATAGTTAAACCGTTCAGCATAAGGGAGCTCCTTGCAAGAATTAGAGCAGTCTTCAGAAGGACGCAACTTGGAAATGTTGTAAAAGAAGAAAAACCAAAGAAAATAGTTGCAAAAGACCTCGAAATCGATATCGACAAATACGAAGTTAGGGTAAAGGGTAAGAAAGTTAGCCTTACACCACTTGAATTTGACTTACTCAGATTCCTTGCCGAAAACGAAGGAAAGGTCTTTTCAAGAGATGTACTTCTTGACAAACTTTGGGGTTACGATTACTTCGGTGATACAAGAACCGTCGACGTACACATCAGAAGGTTGAGAACAAAAATTGAGGAAGATCCTTCAAATCCAAGGTATGTCGTAACTGTGCGTGGAAAAGGATACAAATTTAGAGATCCTGGAAAGGAAGAACAATAA
- a CDS encoding AI-2E family transporter, whose protein sequence is MLLVLFYFLLFIFFAWKVPFVIGALVLGYYFSVILSVPYDYVLKKTGKRFPAIASYVFVIAIFVYAIASFFPLVINQINSVIQSAQSASLNLDLPAWALKYLDEFKSNISSFLAQVIKYVANILPSLFTMVVLLIVTMAGVESIRFYFKEKVHFLFIDDPKYGEHFVVHFFNNVKRYLRGQVLVSFISASLTTVGLYIIGVPSALTLGILSFIGGFFPFVGLLLTAVPMCLLVFTSQGVKGMVWLTVVLVAVNQTESWFYGPKIQSSNLKIHWFVILLSIFILGSVLGFVGVLLALPILIFIRDYWNFYVLKLRTEK, encoded by the coding sequence ATGTTGTTAGTTCTGTTTTATTTTCTGCTTTTCATATTCTTTGCTTGGAAAGTGCCTTTTGTCATTGGTGCACTCGTATTGGGCTATTATTTCTCCGTTATTCTTAGTGTGCCTTATGACTATGTTCTGAAAAAAACAGGAAAACGCTTTCCTGCAATAGCATCTTACGTCTTTGTAATTGCAATATTCGTTTATGCAATTGCTTCTTTCTTCCCGTTAGTTATCAATCAAATAAATTCAGTTATACAAAGTGCGCAATCCGCAAGTCTTAATTTGGATTTACCCGCTTGGGCTTTGAAATATCTTGACGAATTCAAAAGTAATATCTCTTCTTTCCTCGCACAAGTGATAAAATACGTTGCCAATATCTTGCCGTCTCTCTTCACAATGGTTGTTTTGCTTATAGTCACGATGGCTGGTGTGGAGAGTATAAGATTTTATTTTAAAGAGAAAGTTCATTTTTTGTTTATCGATGACCCAAAGTACGGTGAACATTTTGTCGTTCACTTCTTTAATAACGTGAAGCGTTATCTAAGAGGGCAGGTTTTGGTTTCGTTTATTAGTGCATCTCTTACAACCGTCGGGCTTTACATCATTGGTGTACCTTCGGCGCTAACATTGGGTATTTTGTCTTTTATTGGCGGATTCTTCCCGTTCGTAGGGTTGCTGCTTACCGCTGTTCCTATGTGTCTTCTAGTGTTTACTTCTCAAGGGGTAAAGGGTATGGTTTGGCTGACCGTAGTGCTTGTTGCCGTTAATCAAACGGAATCTTGGTTCTACGGTCCAAAGATTCAGAGCAGTAATTTGAAGATTCATTGGTTTGTGATACTACTTTCGATATTCATTTTGGGTAGCGTTCTTGGATTTGTAGGAGTTTTGCTCGCTTTACCAATTTTGATATTCATACGTGATTACTGGAATTTCTATGTGCTGAAGCTAAGAACTGAAAAATAG
- a CDS encoding pyrimidine-nucleoside phosphorylase, translated as MRAYDIILKKRNGGKLSKEEIEFMVNGYVKGEIPDYQMAAFLMAIYFRHMDPEERAILTEVMADSGDRIDLSSIPGIKIDKHSTGGVGDKTTLVVGPIVASLGVPVAKMSGRALGHTGGTIDKLESIPGFRTSLSEEEFFENVRKIGIAIVGQTANLVPADKKIYALRDATATVDEVSLIASSIMSKKLAGGADGYVLDVKVGSGAFMKTLEQATELAEAMVGIAKAHGKKAVAVLTNMDVPLGKMVGNSLEVLEAIETLKGRGPEDFTELCLNLAAWMCHLAEKGSFEECLAMAKEALESGKALEKFRQLVEYQGGNPEVVDRPTEILPMTDKTVDFIATQDGYITAIDTEKIGIASNYLGAGRKTKEDTIDYRVGIEILKKLGDYTKKGEPIAKLYISEKSDVESALKLLSESYKFSDKKPEHKPIILGIVK; from the coding sequence ATGAGAGCTTACGATATCATCCTCAAAAAGCGAAACGGAGGAAAACTTTCGAAAGAAGAAATAGAGTTCATGGTTAATGGCTATGTAAAAGGCGAAATTCCGGATTATCAGATGGCTGCATTCCTCATGGCGATTTACTTCCGCCACATGGACCCAGAAGAACGCGCTATTTTAACAGAAGTTATGGCAGACTCGGGTGATAGGATCGACCTCTCTTCTATCCCTGGGATAAAGATAGACAAGCACTCGACTGGTGGTGTGGGAGATAAAACGACACTTGTTGTTGGACCTATCGTTGCTTCACTTGGTGTGCCTGTTGCAAAGATGTCTGGTAGGGCTCTTGGTCACACGGGGGGAACGATAGATAAACTCGAATCGATACCGGGTTTTCGCACCTCCCTATCAGAGGAAGAGTTTTTTGAAAACGTGAGAAAAATTGGTATCGCGATAGTTGGGCAAACAGCGAACCTTGTTCCGGCCGACAAGAAGATATACGCTCTCCGTGATGCGACAGCAACTGTTGATGAAGTATCGCTCATCGCCTCAAGTATCATGAGCAAGAAACTCGCAGGTGGCGCAGACGGTTACGTGCTCGATGTCAAGGTAGGTAGCGGTGCTTTCATGAAAACATTAGAGCAGGCGACTGAACTCGCTGAAGCAATGGTTGGAATAGCAAAGGCACATGGAAAAAAAGCTGTAGCTGTCCTCACAAACATGGACGTGCCACTTGGAAAGATGGTTGGTAATTCCCTCGAAGTGCTTGAAGCGATAGAAACGTTAAAAGGAAGAGGTCCTGAAGATTTCACAGAACTGTGTCTAAATTTAGCTGCTTGGATGTGTCATCTTGCTGAGAAAGGTAGCTTTGAAGAATGCCTTGCGATGGCTAAAGAAGCTTTAGAAAGCGGAAAAGCACTTGAAAAGTTCAGACAACTTGTTGAATACCAAGGTGGCAATCCAGAGGTTGTCGACAGACCAACAGAAATTCTGCCCATGACCGATAAAACAGTAGATTTCATTGCAACGCAAGACGGATACATCACAGCTATAGATACCGAAAAAATAGGCATCGCTTCGAACTACCTTGGTGCAGGAAGAAAGACGAAAGAAGACACTATCGATTACCGTGTTGGTATCGAAATACTCAAAAAACTCGGCGATTACACGAAAAAAGGTGAACCTATTGCAAAACTGTATATCTCTGAAAAAAGCGATGTAGAATCTGCATTAAAATTGCTCTCGGAAAGTTACAAATTCAGTGACAAGAAACCTGAACACAAACCGATAATCTTAGGAATTGTGAAATAA
- a CDS encoding Hsp33 family molecular chaperone HslO, with the protein MARLIYGTAYRGMIRFSITDSKDVVHELRERHKLSYLPTVVLGRLVTASILVIPWLGEMETITFVISSTGPAGNVVAQSTWKGTVRGYITNTKFELEKNEFGKFDVKGAIVGGDLTVVRDVGLKTPLVSKVPIVSGEIAEDIAYYYAKSEQIPSAFALGVLMDKDGVAKAGGLAIQILDKSISEEIVSGIEKRLNGFAITSYLGEKSLEDIAKYVLGTEELLVEEMNVVFKCLCSRKKAFESLKVLDLSDLNEMLGEGKAEVTCKWCSTTYTFEPEEIKVVIEEKKKLVN; encoded by the coding sequence ATGGCTAGATTAATCTATGGAACCGCTTACAGAGGGATGATTAGGTTTTCAATAACTGATTCAAAAGATGTTGTACATGAACTTAGAGAAAGGCACAAGCTTTCGTATTTGCCAACCGTTGTGCTTGGAAGGTTAGTCACTGCTTCAATACTAGTTATCCCTTGGCTTGGAGAAATGGAGACTATAACGTTTGTGATTAGTAGTACAGGACCTGCAGGTAATGTCGTCGCCCAATCAACATGGAAGGGAACTGTTAGAGGATACATAACAAATACGAAGTTCGAGCTGGAAAAGAACGAATTTGGCAAGTTCGACGTTAAAGGTGCTATTGTTGGAGGCGATTTGACTGTTGTAAGGGATGTAGGGCTTAAGACACCCCTGGTATCCAAAGTGCCAATCGTGTCTGGTGAGATTGCCGAGGATATCGCTTATTATTACGCAAAGTCTGAACAAATTCCATCTGCTTTTGCTCTTGGAGTGTTGATGGACAAAGATGGTGTTGCAAAAGCTGGTGGACTCGCGATTCAGATTTTGGATAAGAGCATTTCTGAGGAAATTGTGTCAGGAATTGAGAAAAGGTTAAATGGATTTGCCATCACCAGTTATTTGGGGGAAAAGAGTTTGGAAGATATTGCAAAATACGTGCTTGGAACTGAGGAATTGTTAGTTGAAGAGATGAACGTTGTTTTCAAATGCTTGTGTAGTAGGAAAAAGGCGTTCGAATCCCTGAAGGTGTTGGACCTAAGCGATTTGAACGAGATGCTTGGAGAAGGGAAAGCAGAAGTTACTTGCAAATGGTGTTCGACAACTTATACGTTCGAACCGGAAGAGATTAAGGTTGTGATTGAGGAAAAGAAAAAATTGGTGAATTAA
- a CDS encoding RNase H family protein: MEDISGYKICDVYTDGSFRDGIVGSGVVIKCSEVIEEFAFSIKSEVLSVHRNVSGEIYAVMYAVFYASKKGINKIRIFHDYSGLANWISGEWKTKTELTKLYKAFLEHYMNYVDIEFIQVQAHKGNQLNNLADKLAKKALEGEFHAPYFEDFLTQLEMFK, translated from the coding sequence ATGGAAGATATTTCGGGATATAAAATATGTGATGTTTACACAGACGGTAGTTTCAGAGATGGCATCGTGGGAAGTGGTGTTGTAATCAAGTGTAGCGAAGTGATAGAGGAATTCGCGTTTAGCATAAAATCTGAAGTACTCTCCGTTCACAGAAATGTTTCAGGAGAGATTTACGCTGTGATGTACGCTGTCTTTTACGCTTCAAAGAAAGGCATAAATAAAATACGAATTTTCCATGATTACTCGGGTCTTGCAAACTGGATTAGTGGTGAATGGAAAACAAAGACTGAGCTGACAAAGTTGTACAAAGCATTCCTGGAGCATTACATGAATTATGTTGATATTGAATTTATCCAAGTGCAAGCACACAAAGGTAACCAGTTGAACAATCTGGCAGATAAATTGGCTAAGAAAGCTCTTGAAGGCGAGTTTCATGCCCCTTACTTTGAGGATTTTTTGACCCAGCTTGAGATGTTTAAATGA
- a CDS encoding phosphodiester glycosidase family protein: MNAKNSALLKTLSLFFLTLATFMAAQVFLINNNVFEPSNGYFTESQLRDMGFNIVKNERVYLIHNRKLIIGSDSDFLVDFQEYVPKAYTIVNGVVFVKADFISSFFKLSKMNDVYYDKPFSITFIDYTDDVLTIGTSVPAKKEFLSASLSNNTLSLKLSPAQCDLKTPAGVSVSRTNHTTIITVEKAVSGYNITYSENKIVVRIEPVIRKIEYTKRTEIFAGRTFTINYMIADPRHTNITPLLPAKGIGSMATLANILSYHGFSSGVNANYFDPATGLPIDIVISNGRVLSHRYGLRPMFIQTTDGRVFIKKAYVDITVRIGDVLLLVKGVNTTSLGEVNLYTSEFALKIPNDRTRTYVVVKDGKIASIGYISAVPSNSEVIMISNDVKNKFLPNLTVGQTVTVELYTDDGYQIKNAVGAGPLLLQDGNIIPDAAEEKLRYGGGIPTTRANRTIIAIKDGKVHLITIEGKNGVGMNFDEAAQFLKSKGYDSAMMLDGGSSTSMVYAGKYVTSGTPRNIPVALGVK; this comes from the coding sequence GTGAACGCAAAAAACTCGGCGCTACTGAAAACACTTTCTTTGTTTTTCTTGACCTTGGCAACCTTTATGGCTGCCCAGGTTTTTTTAATTAATAACAACGTCTTCGAACCAAGCAATGGTTATTTCACAGAGTCACAGCTCAGAGACATGGGGTTCAACATTGTTAAGAATGAGAGAGTATACCTCATACACAACAGAAAGCTCATCATCGGTTCAGATAGTGACTTTCTTGTCGATTTTCAAGAATATGTCCCAAAAGCCTATACTATTGTCAACGGTGTAGTATTTGTAAAGGCGGATTTCATATCAAGCTTTTTTAAACTATCAAAAATGAACGATGTATACTACGACAAACCGTTTTCGATAACATTCATTGATTATACAGATGATGTACTCACTATCGGCACCTCAGTGCCTGCCAAAAAAGAATTTCTCAGTGCATCGCTTTCCAACAACACGCTTTCGCTCAAACTTTCACCAGCTCAATGTGATTTAAAAACACCTGCAGGTGTATCGGTTTCAAGAACAAATCACACTACAATAATAACGGTTGAAAAAGCTGTATCAGGCTACAACATTACGTATTCGGAGAACAAGATAGTCGTACGGATAGAACCCGTGATTAGAAAAATAGAATACACCAAGCGTACAGAAATATTTGCGGGAAGGACTTTCACAATTAATTACATGATAGCGGACCCGAGGCATACCAATATCACCCCCTTATTGCCAGCGAAAGGCATAGGTTCAATGGCGACATTGGCAAATATCCTTTCCTATCATGGATTTTCTAGCGGTGTCAATGCAAACTACTTTGATCCAGCAACAGGGTTACCAATAGATATCGTCATATCAAATGGAAGAGTGCTTTCTCATAGGTATGGATTGAGGCCCATGTTCATACAAACAACCGATGGTAGAGTGTTTATTAAAAAAGCGTACGTAGATATCACGGTAAGGATTGGAGATGTTTTACTCTTAGTCAAAGGTGTCAATACAACATCTCTTGGAGAAGTGAACTTATACACTTCCGAGTTTGCACTCAAAATCCCCAACGACAGAACTAGAACGTATGTGGTTGTAAAGGATGGAAAAATTGCATCAATTGGCTACATTTCAGCGGTTCCATCAAATTCGGAGGTCATAATGATTAGCAACGATGTAAAAAACAAGTTTTTACCTAATCTCACGGTTGGCCAAACCGTCACAGTTGAACTTTACACGGATGACGGATATCAAATCAAGAACGCTGTTGGTGCAGGTCCATTGCTATTGCAAGACGGTAACATCATTCCAGATGCAGCCGAAGAAAAACTCAGATACGGTGGAGGCATACCAACGACACGTGCGAACAGGACGATAATAGCGATAAAAGACGGAAAAGTTCATCTCATTACAATAGAGGGCAAAAATGGGGTTGGTATGAATTTTGACGAAGCGGCCCAGTTCTTGAAATCCAAAGGTTACGATTCAGCGATGATGCTTGATGGAGGTAGCTCGACATCGATGGTTTATGCAGGAAAATACGTAACAAGCGGAACCCCAAGAAATATACCCGTTGCGTTAGGAGTAAAATAA
- a CDS encoding methylglyoxal synthase has translation MKRIRVALIAHDKKKLDLAMFVKEWMHVFSKCDLYATSTTGKVIEEKIGLKVNKFQSGPYGGDLQIGALIVNNEIDFVIFLRDPLTAQPHEPDVSALLRVCDVHNVPLATNLATAEALVLEIEKKIIKETNENEGE, from the coding sequence ATGAAAAGAATCCGAGTTGCGCTTATTGCACACGATAAGAAAAAATTAGATTTGGCAATGTTTGTTAAGGAGTGGATGCATGTATTTTCCAAATGCGATTTGTACGCAACAAGCACAACGGGGAAGGTTATAGAAGAAAAGATAGGGCTGAAGGTGAATAAGTTCCAGTCCGGACCATACGGGGGAGATTTGCAAATCGGTGCGTTGATAGTTAACAACGAAATCGATTTTGTGATTTTCTTACGAGACCCACTTACCGCTCAGCCCCACGAACCTGATGTAAGCGCACTCTTGAGGGTGTGCGACGTGCACAACGTACCGTTAGCAACGAATCTTGCAACTGCAGAAGCACTTGTGCTTGAGATTGAAAAGAAAATCATTAAGGAGACTAACGAAAATGAAGGAGAGTAA